Proteins found in one Candidatus Methylomirabilota bacterium genomic segment:
- the uvrC gene encoding excinuclease ABC subunit UvrC: protein MAGRVGASELEDKLDRLPARPGVYLYKDAKGQIIYVGKAASLKSRVRSYFQESRTPDAKTDALVAQIRDLDYIVTGNELEALILESNLVKKHRPRYNIILRDDKHYPVLKLTTNEEYPRLVVARRVQQDGAAYFGPFYPATAMRETLRLVRQLFPLRTCRIKIDGQRSRPCLQYYIHRCNAPCTGWESREGYAGTVADVERFLEGKNDGLAQELTTQMETAAEELKFEQAARLRDRVQALNTVRERQKIISTEDSDLDIIGGVRQGADACVQLFFVRRGRLLGRESFFFERLGGEGEGELLSAFLRQFYAREVTPPPEILLSADIPEADLVIAWLAKRRAGRVELLAPQRGRKRELVGMAEENAALALQTHLLSRGNRVQAVLDELQRALNLPEAPHRIEAFDISTFQGGETVASMVVWQDGEMKKDDYKRYRIRTVTGTDDFAAMHEVVTRRYGKALETDGVLPDLVLLDGGRGQLGAGLKALEALGLDYLPMASLAKRAEEVYTPDRLEPLVLDLTSPALQALQKVRDEAHRFAITYHKKLRTRRTISSVLDQIPGVGPTLRTSLLRSLGSARAVREASVAQLAAVPKVSPKLAERIHDFFHATPGPPVNEGEPAPSDGEPTSSDRG from the coding sequence GTGGCTGGGCGCGTAGGGGCATCGGAGCTCGAGGACAAGCTCGACCGGCTGCCCGCCCGGCCCGGCGTCTACCTCTACAAGGACGCCAAGGGCCAGATCATTTACGTGGGGAAAGCCGCCTCCCTCAAGAGCCGCGTCCGCTCCTACTTCCAGGAGTCCCGCACGCCCGACGCGAAGACGGACGCCCTCGTCGCACAGATCCGCGACCTCGACTACATCGTCACCGGCAATGAGCTCGAGGCCCTCATCCTCGAGTCGAACCTCGTCAAGAAGCACCGGCCCCGCTACAACATCATCCTGCGGGACGACAAGCACTATCCGGTCCTCAAGCTCACCACCAACGAGGAGTACCCGCGGCTGGTGGTGGCCCGGCGCGTGCAGCAGGACGGCGCCGCCTACTTCGGGCCGTTCTACCCGGCCACGGCCATGCGGGAGACGCTCCGGCTCGTCCGCCAGCTCTTTCCCCTCCGGACCTGCCGGATCAAGATCGACGGCCAGCGATCGCGGCCGTGCCTGCAGTACTACATCCATCGCTGCAATGCGCCCTGCACGGGGTGGGAGAGCCGGGAAGGCTATGCGGGAACGGTGGCCGACGTCGAGCGTTTCCTCGAGGGGAAGAACGACGGGCTCGCTCAGGAGCTGACCACCCAGATGGAGACGGCGGCCGAGGAGCTCAAGTTCGAGCAGGCCGCGCGGCTGCGTGACCGCGTCCAGGCCCTGAACACGGTGCGGGAGCGGCAGAAGATCATCTCGACGGAGGACAGCGACCTGGACATCATCGGTGGCGTGCGTCAGGGGGCCGATGCCTGCGTCCAGCTCTTCTTCGTCCGCCGGGGCCGTCTCCTCGGGCGGGAATCCTTCTTCTTCGAGCGGCTGGGCGGGGAAGGCGAGGGCGAGCTCCTCTCCGCGTTCCTCCGCCAGTTCTACGCGCGCGAGGTGACGCCGCCGCCCGAGATCCTCCTCTCCGCCGATATTCCGGAGGCGGATCTGGTCATCGCGTGGCTGGCCAAGCGGCGGGCCGGTCGCGTCGAGCTCCTGGCCCCCCAGCGCGGGCGGAAGCGCGAGCTCGTGGGGATGGCGGAGGAGAACGCGGCGCTGGCCCTGCAGACGCACCTGCTCTCGCGGGGCAACCGGGTGCAGGCCGTGCTCGACGAGCTGCAGCGCGCCCTCAATCTGCCCGAGGCGCCGCACCGGATCGAGGCCTTCGACATCTCGACCTTCCAGGGCGGGGAGACGGTGGCCTCCATGGTGGTCTGGCAGGACGGGGAGATGAAGAAGGACGACTACAAGCGCTACCGCATCCGCACCGTGACAGGCACGGACGACTTCGCCGCCATGCACGAGGTGGTGACGCGCCGCTACGGCAAGGCCCTCGAGACCGACGGCGTGCTTCCGGACTTGGTCCTTCTCGATGGCGGCCGCGGCCAGCTGGGCGCGGGACTCAAGGCGCTCGAGGCGCTGGGTCTCGACTACCTGCCCATGGCCTCGCTGGCCAAGAGAGCCGAGGAGGTGTATACGCCGGACCGGCTCGAGCCCCTCGTCCTCGATCTGACCTCGCCCGCGCTCCAGGCGCTGCAGAAGGTCCGCGACGAGGCGCACCGCTTCGCCATTACGTATCACAAGAAATTGCGGACGCGGCGCACCATCAGCTCAGTGCTCGACCAGATCCCCGGGGTGGGGCCGACATTGAGAACGAGCCTGCTTCGCAGCCTGGGCTCGGCCCGCGCGGTACGCGAGGCCTCGGTCGCGCAGCTCGCCGCGGTGCCGAAGGTTTCGCCCAAGCTCGCCGAGCGCATCCACGACTTCTTCCACGCCACCCCTGGGCCTCCGGTGAATGAAGGGGAACCGGCGCCGTCAGATGGGGAACCCACCAGTTCGGATAGAGGTTAG
- the leuS gene encoding leucine--tRNA ligase, with amino-acid sequence MATDDRQDRYPFRDIEPKWQGVWEKSKQFRVTEDPGRPKYYCLEMFPYPSGRIHMGHVRVYTIGDLLARFKLMRGFNVLHPMGWDAFGLPAENAAIDNGVQPAVWTLENIANMKTQLGRLGMSYDWDRELATCDPSYYRWEQLIFIRMFERGLAYKQRSKVNWCPSCQTILANEQVEAGRCWRCDSEVEAKEIEGWFFKITDYAEELLDWCDRLPGWPERVLTMQRNWIGRSEGAEFDLPVVGRPGLAITIFTTRPDTAFGMTYAVLAPEHPLVDALASDAEERARLAAFKQEVARESEIERLAADRPKRGMRLAVRAINPFTGAEIPLFLADYVLMGYGTGAIMAVPGEDQRDWDFAKQHGLDIIATVKRPEGWQDSQAYTGDGVKINSGFLDGMPVAEAKRAAIDWLVGQSIGRSKINYRLRDWGISRQRYWGAPIPILYCEKCGMVPEREENLPVVLPQNVQISGKGGSPLAGVASFVNATCPRCGGKARRDTDTMDTFVDSSWYFLRYCSPHYEQGMFERAAAEYWMPVDLYIGGIEHAVLHLLYARFFTKVLRDLDLIALDEPFRALLSQGMVIKDGAKMSKSKGNVVDPDDMIRRFGADATRLFTLFAAPPERDLEWTESGVEGASRFLNRLWRFVHAHRDEISAAGPPGPGPLSEAGRAFRRVIHQTVERVTFDIERDFHFNTAISAVMELVNALHDFERDSLDRVAREERAALLREAVDTTVLLLGPVCPHVGEELWTILGRSGSLFTQRWPAADPGVLRREAVEIVVQVDGRVRTRLTVEVGAPEQSIREAALAEDKVRPWIDGRQVAKVVVVPGRLVNIVTSS; translated from the coding sequence ATGGCCACCGACGACCGCCAGGACCGCTATCCCTTCCGTGACATCGAGCCCAAGTGGCAGGGGGTCTGGGAGAAGAGCAAGCAGTTCCGGGTCACCGAGGATCCGGGCCGGCCCAAGTACTACTGCCTCGAGATGTTCCCCTATCCCTCGGGCCGGATTCACATGGGCCATGTCCGCGTCTACACGATCGGCGACCTCTTGGCCCGCTTCAAGCTCATGCGGGGCTTCAACGTCCTTCACCCCATGGGATGGGACGCCTTCGGTCTCCCGGCCGAGAACGCCGCCATCGACAACGGGGTCCAGCCCGCCGTGTGGACCCTCGAGAACATCGCCAACATGAAGACGCAGCTCGGCCGTCTCGGCATGTCCTATGACTGGGACCGGGAGCTCGCGACCTGTGATCCTTCCTACTATCGGTGGGAGCAGCTCATCTTCATCCGCATGTTCGAGCGCGGGCTGGCGTACAAGCAGCGCTCCAAGGTTAACTGGTGCCCGTCGTGCCAGACCATCCTCGCCAATGAGCAGGTGGAGGCGGGCCGCTGCTGGCGCTGCGATTCCGAGGTCGAGGCCAAGGAGATCGAGGGCTGGTTCTTCAAGATCACCGATTATGCCGAGGAGCTTTTGGACTGGTGCGACCGGCTGCCCGGGTGGCCCGAGCGGGTCCTGACCATGCAGCGCAACTGGATAGGCCGGAGCGAGGGCGCCGAGTTCGACCTGCCCGTCGTGGGACGTCCGGGCCTCGCCATCACGATCTTCACCACGCGTCCCGACACGGCCTTCGGCATGACCTATGCCGTGCTCGCTCCCGAGCATCCCCTCGTGGACGCCCTCGCGTCCGATGCGGAGGAGCGCGCGCGCCTCGCCGCCTTCAAGCAGGAGGTGGCCCGGGAGTCCGAGATCGAGCGCCTGGCCGCCGACCGGCCGAAGCGCGGGATGCGGCTGGCCGTGCGCGCGATCAACCCGTTCACGGGTGCGGAGATTCCGCTCTTTCTCGCCGACTATGTCCTGATGGGTTACGGCACCGGCGCCATCATGGCCGTGCCGGGAGAAGATCAGCGGGACTGGGACTTCGCCAAGCAGCACGGGCTCGACATCATCGCCACCGTCAAGCGCCCGGAAGGCTGGCAGGACAGCCAGGCTTATACGGGCGACGGCGTCAAGATCAACTCGGGCTTCCTCGATGGCATGCCCGTGGCGGAGGCCAAGCGCGCGGCCATCGACTGGCTCGTGGGCCAGAGCATCGGGCGCTCCAAGATCAACTACCGTCTCCGCGACTGGGGCATCAGCCGGCAGCGCTACTGGGGCGCGCCCATTCCCATTCTCTACTGCGAGAAATGCGGCATGGTGCCCGAGCGTGAGGAGAACCTGCCCGTTGTGCTGCCTCAGAACGTCCAGATCAGCGGAAAGGGCGGCTCCCCGCTCGCGGGAGTGGCGTCCTTCGTCAACGCGACCTGCCCGCGCTGCGGCGGCAAGGCCCGGCGCGACACCGACACCATGGACACCTTCGTGGATTCGTCCTGGTATTTCCTTCGGTACTGCTCGCCGCACTACGAGCAGGGCATGTTCGAGCGCGCCGCCGCCGAGTACTGGATGCCCGTGGACCTGTACATCGGGGGCATCGAGCACGCCGTGCTCCACCTCCTCTACGCGCGCTTCTTCACCAAGGTCCTCCGGGACCTCGATCTGATTGCCCTCGACGAGCCGTTCCGCGCCCTCCTGTCCCAGGGCATGGTCATCAAGGACGGCGCGAAGATGTCCAAGTCCAAGGGCAATGTCGTGGATCCCGACGACATGATCCGGCGCTTCGGCGCCGACGCCACCCGACTCTTCACGCTCTTCGCCGCCCCGCCCGAGCGGGATCTCGAGTGGACGGAGAGCGGCGTGGAGGGCGCCTCGCGCTTCCTCAACCGTCTCTGGCGCTTCGTCCACGCGCATCGCGACGAGATCAGCGCGGCGGGGCCTCCCGGACCGGGCCCGCTCTCGGAGGCGGGCCGCGCCTTCCGCCGGGTCATCCACCAGACGGTCGAGCGCGTCACCTTCGATATCGAGCGGGACTTCCACTTCAATACCGCCATCAGCGCCGTCATGGAGCTCGTCAACGCCCTCCACGACTTCGAGCGGGACTCGCTGGACCGCGTGGCCCGCGAGGAGCGGGCGGCCCTGCTGCGCGAGGCCGTCGACACCACGGTCCTCCTGCTGGGGCCGGTCTGCCCCCATGTCGGCGAGGAGCTCTGGACCATTCTCGGGCGCTCGGGCAGCCTGTTCACGCAGCGGTGGCCGGCGGCCGACCCCGGGGTGCTTCGCCGCGAGGCGGTGGAGATCGTCGTCCAGGTCGATGGCCGGGTGCGGACGCGTCTCACCGTCGAGGTCGGAGCGCCCGAGCAGAGCATCCGCGAGGCGGCGCTGGCCGAGGACAAGGTGCGTCCGTGGATAGACGGCCGGCAGGTCGCCAAGGTCGTGGTCGTGCCCGGGAGGCTGGTCAATATCGTGACCAGTTCATGA